From the Odocoileus virginianus isolate 20LAN1187 ecotype Illinois chromosome 20, Ovbor_1.2, whole genome shotgun sequence genome, the window ATAGAGTCACATTCCTGACTCAGACACACAGAGCGAGTGGAGGTTTTTTAACCCTCTTGTCCTTCTTCAGAGCTTACTTTAATTCTACTTGAGGGTATCAAACCCTCAAATCCTTACAGCGATATTCTAAGGTGGTTTTTAAGGTCTTAGAGGTCTTTGAGATCTTAAGGCATCTCACTGATGACGGAGGAAAGGATGCTTAATTTAGTTGACCCATCCACCAATGATTGACTTGCCATCTATTCTGTTAACCGGGTGCCCTttcagggggagagggagggacccCGCAATGGACAAAACAAGCACAGCATATCCCTTATAGAGCTCACAGCCTGACAAGCAGAGGTGGAGGTCAGACAGTAAACAAAGTCATTGCCATCatcctaggggaaaaaaatacaataatggGATGGTTGGGAGAGGTGTCTCAAATAACAGGCAAGCTGAACAGagactggaggaggaaagggagcaAACTATGGCTCCTCGAGGGAAAAGAGTGCTAAGCTGAGGGAACCgttcaaaggccctgaggcagggacTGTTGTGGAGGGAGCTAAAGGGATGAGGGGAACCCTTTTCTCCCCTCgtttcttctctctttcattGCCCtctcctcatctctctctctctctctgtcccctgcCCCCTTCCATCTCTCTCCCCTGAACGCTCCCCCTCTTTTTTTGTTCCTCTCTCACCGTCTCCCTGTCTTCCACTCTGCTGTGACTTGGCCATAACCCGGAAGGCAGTATAGGGTAGTGGTTAAGAGCTCAGACTTTGGTGCCATATAACTgggctctgccacttcctggctgtgtgtccttaggcaagttacttaacctctctgtgctgcTGATAATAATAGTAACCTGCATCAGGGCTGTCACGGGGATTCCATTGAGATGCGATCTGtaaaagcacttagaacaatgcctggcacacgtGAGCATCAGTAAGTGGTGgcgattattattattatcacttaatgtctctttttctttcatctctctcgACTGTCGCCCTCTCCCTGTCCTCTCACTTTCTCCCTTCATTTTCTGTCCTGACATCCATCTTACCCCCTCGCTCGCTCCTTCCATCTTTTCCCATCTCTCTACCCCCCGCCCtggtctctcctcctctctccctgtaTCTTGACCTCTGCCTCTTTCtcaccccgcccctgcccccgaCCCCACCCCTCTCTTCCACCCCCGCCCCCTTATCACATTCCAGACTCTCCGAAGACTCCCAGTCCTCGATCCTCTCCAAACCTGTGAGCAGCCTGTTTCAGAACTGGTCCAAACCACCTCTGCCACCACTCCCCACAGGAACCGCGGTGTCCCCTTCAGCCGCTGCAGCCCCGGGGGCCACCTCCCCAtccgcttcctcctcctccacgtcCGCCCGCCACCTCCAGGGCGTGGAGTTCGAGATGCGCCCACCTTTGCTCCGCCGGGCCCCCAGCCCCTCGCTGCTGCCCGCCTCGGAGCACAAGGTCAGCCCTGCGCCCCGGCCCTCGTCCCTCCCTATCCTGCCTTCCGGACCCCTCTACCCGGGCCTCTTTGACATCCGCGGCTCCCCCACCGGAGGAGCAGGAGGCTCGGCCGACCCCTTCGCCCCCGTCTTTGTGGCGCCCCACCCCGGGATGTCCGGGGGTCTCGGCGGGGCCTTGTCAGGGGCCTCCCGCTCCCTCTCACCGACCCGCCTGCTTTCCCTGCCCCCGGACAAGCCGTTCGGCGCTAAACCTCTGGGCTTCTGGACCAAGTTCGATGTGGCTGACTGGCTAGAGTGGCTGGGCTTGGCCGAACACCGAGCCCGGTTCCTGGACCACGAGATCGATGGCTCCCACCTGCCCGCCTTGACCAAGGAGGACTACGTCGATTTGGGGGTGACCAGGGTGGGACACCGCATGAACATCGACCGGGCTCTCAAGTTTTTCCTGGAGAGGTGATGGCTGGCCTGGACGGACCAGCCCGTCCACAGAACCCTTGAGCCTGCTGGCCTCTTGACCtctgaccgccccccccccccaacccaacCGTCCTTCTCTCCCCGGGCCAGGGACTCTGCTAGAACTGCGCCCTGACCCTTGTCTCCCAAGGCCGGAGGTCACCAGGTGGCCTGATCCTGGCCAGACATTTGCACCTCACAGGAGGGGGCAGCTGACactagactgtgtgtgtgtgtgaaggggtggggggagcggagGGGGGCTGGAGGAAATCACAGAGGGGGGatggagaaggagggaagggtcGATTCCGGGGAGCGGGGGACAGACAGAGCCATAGAGGGTCAGCCCTGAGCCTGACCGGTTGGGGGTCGTCCCCCAGGCCGCAGAGGAAGGGGACGCCCTCAGATTCCACCATCTGCCGCCCCTCTAACCACCCTTCCCCCCCTCTCCAGGCCCCTGGCTCTCCctaccctcccctctccccagcacacacagcagcccccccccgcccctcccccaggctcttGCACGCTCCTTTGCACGCCTGCTCACCTTTCTCCCCTCCCTGGGCTACAATTTTGCACAAATGCGCCCTCTGGCCGTCTAGCGCGCTCCGCCTTGGCTTCCTCCGCCTGCCTTTGCTTCCGGCTCACGCTCGGCTTCCCTGGCACACCACGGCGTCTGTCTCCCCCACGCTCCACACCCCCCTGGTCTCAGACTCTTCCCACgggcgccccccccccacccctctctccTGAAGAATCTCTGGGCCCTTGCTGCAGACACACTTGGGACACCCTTTCCCTCGCCCTCTCAGACCGTGCGCCTTCCCCTAAACTCGCGCCTCCGTTCTCCTGAAGCACCCTCTCCCTTTAATCCTGCACCCCACATTCTCACTCTACCCACATCTCCGTCTCACAGTGACACTCCCACGCCCCCtccttgcccctcccccttccccactgtTGCTTGCACCCTCGCCTCCCAGGAACCGTATCTTCTCCTCTTTGCCAGGCTTCCCCACTCCCTCGCCCCGTCGTTTCCCAGATCCTTGTCCATCTCCACTGTCAACTCTTTGATGAAGCTTCTTGCACGCCCGCTCTTGCACACGCATCCTCCCCAGCACTTCTCTGCTCTCTCGAAGCCGCCGTTTCGCCCTTAACTAGGCTCTTGCACCCCGAAGCCCTGCCTTGCCCGCTCATGCTTGAATTGCTGGTTGTTCTTGGGTAACTTTTTTCATCTCTCTCGGAGAACTCTGCAGCCTCTTTCCTTTTGCACACTCATCTCATTGCACACGCTCTTGGCACtgtattattgtttcttttcctggCACTTTTTTTCTGCCCCCAAAGATCAGCTCTTATGGTCATTCGCACTATTCTCTTAGCTCTGTACACTCTTTTTCTGGCAAGAGAAGATTCTGTGCACTCTCAGTTCTTGCCCACTTTGCTTCCTcgcttcctcctctccctgccccagtCTTTGCTCTCTCAGCTCCTCCCTCCTCCGACTTCCGGCCCATCCATTTTGCACGACGacaccacctcccctcccccttctcctaaACTTTCCGTCTCTCCCAGAAACTCCTCCCTCCTGCATGGCTGTTCCTTCCTGCACGCTTCCATGTCCCTCTATTCCTAGGGCTTGGAAATTCTAAGCCACCCCCTTCCCCTGGAAAGCCCCCTCCCCTACTGTGGGCAAAGCGGGGGAGGGCATCGCCCCTGGTCCCCCCCATGTTCAGCTGCCAAAGAAGGGagctccccctccttcccccaagcCCATtccccctctgctgccccctacCCCCGAGGGGGGGGCGCTCCGTCCTTGGGGGGAGGGTGCTTGCAGCCCTCTCCCCTTACCACGTCAGGGATCTGCGGGGAAACTTGTGGGAGGGttgtgggaggggggaggggtggcGAGGGGGGCGGAGGTCGTGCTGGGCCCCtacccgccccctcccccttgTCGGATGCCCCCCGTCCGCAGGGGGCCTGCGCGGCGCTCGTCTATCAAGGGCTTGTTCATTCTGGATGGGTGCCGCGGGGttggggagggtgtggggggtggggaggggggtaggAGAGgttgggctggggagggggaaggtACTGGATGGGGGGCAGCGCGGGGCGGAAagaagagacaaagcaaaaagaggaacaataacaaaagaaaatacaaaaaaaaaaaaaacctagaacacacacaaaaaaaaaaaaatccagaaaaaaacctgaaataaagCCCGAGAATTGTCTTCCAaggggggggtgggaggaggaagaggagaggggcgGATGAGGACGTCTGGTTCTCGCTGGGACAGGGATCGCACGCGTTCAAATTCACGGCGCCCGGGTCTTCCCTCTCGCGGGCCTCGGAATTCACCCTTAAGGGATTGCGACCCAGGCGTCCATTCGCAGGGACTGGGGGAAGACTAGGGAGGCGGAATTATACCATGGGGGTTCGTCCCTGCCCCCCATCACCACCCTCCCCCTGACTCCCCACCAAGATTTTGCAGAGAGAAATGGCTTTTGTACCAGGTCATTCTTTATAATTAAACTCACAGTATCCACCCCCTCGAGCCGACCCCGCCTCCTTCCTGGGGAGGCAACTCCCCTTTTCCTCTGAGGTTCCGGGTGGGTATCCCGAGCCAGTGGGGCGGTGCGCAGGCGCAGCCGAGGCCCGCCCCCCCAAATGTCAGTCTTCCTCGGTCGGCTCCGCCCCCAGAGCCTCGAGCATGCGCCGTCGGACAAGGGAGCGGCGCAGGTGCAGGCGGTAATCGCTCAGCTGCAGTTCGTCGTGGCGCACGAGAGGGTACAGGTTCCCGCGGAGTCGAAGCCCCGAGCGCAGCAGGCGCGAGCGAGTCTGGAAGTCCGTGACCATGATGAGCCACCTACGAGGGGACAAGGCCAGGAGGAGAGGAGCGGGGCGGAGACGGAGGGGGAATCGCTGGAGGCCCCAGCCCCGCCTCTGGTTGCTGGAGCAGTCCTTGCCTGATCCCTGAGTTCGTTTACCGACTCATCCCTCAACCCGTCGCTGTGTCCCTAAACTCGCCAGCCCTGCACTCTCGTCGGGGTCAGCCTGTTCTTCGACCCTCACGGGGCTCTGTCTTCCCTCAGCCTGGTTCTGTCGAGGCTCCACATTTCTAAACCGCCACTGCACTGGCCGCCCCGCCCCTTCAGGGCTGCTCTCAGGCCTGGTCCCGCCTGCCACCAGACAGTCTAGAGCCACGGGATCACTCTGACCCCGCCCCTGCAAGGTGCTCAGGCTCATAGGTGCTGTTCCGACCCCACACCTCGGTCTTGCGCACCCCCGTCACCACCTGGGTCACTGAAAgtctggctcctctctccagatCCCGCCTTCTTTTCCGATCTCACCTGGCCCTGCTCCCCCACCGCACCCACTCTCGGTTTCGTCCCGTCTAGGCTTCCGTGTGGGTGCGTAcaaagtcgtttcagtcgtgtccgactctgctcCCTTATGGAtcgtagcccatcaggttcctctagcctgacaggttcctctgtccatgggattatccaggcaagaatactgcagtgcgttgccctgccctccttcaagggaccttccccacccagggatggaacccgtgtctcttctgtctcctgcattggcagtcaggttctttaccgcaAGCGCCGCCTTTGAGCCGGATAGAGGTCCTTCTATCTACCACAACCTTCTCTGGGcgctccaggccccgccccttcaCTGTCTGTCCCCTCCCCGCCTTGCCTCCCGACCACGCCCACCCAAGATCTCTCCGCCCTCACTTCCGGACCCGCCCCCTCACCATctgtccccgccccgcccctcgctGCGCTTCCTGTTGGCCTGCATCTCCTCCTGGGCACGCCCACCCAAGGTCTCCGCCCCTCTCCGCCCTCactcccggccccgccccctcacTGTATGTCccttccccgccccgcccctcgctGCGCTTCCAATCGGCCCGCACCGCCCGTTAGCCCCCGGCCACGCCCACCAGAAGTCCCCGCCTCGCCTTTCTCCGCCCTCACTCTCGGCTCCGCCCCCTCATCGGGTTCACGGCTGGCCTACGACTCCCAAGCCCTTCAGCCCTGCCAAGGACTCACCGGTCCCGGCGCCCAGCAGTCCCACAGATGACGTTCATGTTCTCAAAGCGGATGCTGCTCACGCGCCCACTCTCCATGGCCCCGGGGAACTCGGCTTCCAGGGCCTCCAGCACCTCCACGTGGGTAAGGTCCTCTTCAGGCTGGGGATTGCGGGGACACCCGAGTTAAGTCCAGGTGCAAAAGTCCCCACCCTAGACCCCACCTGCAGAATCTGCCAGAGCGAGGAGGATAGGAATCTTTCAGGTAGAAAGGCATCTGCTGCCATTCTAGGtcattctcaggaaaaaaaaaatcaatcctcaCCAAGCCGATTTGCCAAAGGTCAATGAACAGTCGGCTGAATGATTCACCAGTTGGCCAACTTTGCCCATCTATTGAAAACTTTTCCAGCAGCCTGCGTTGGATGGTGAGGTTTTGGCAGCCGTTGAAGATTTCCGCAAGGATTTAAGCcctacatttttccttttatagtctTATTAGCATTTTAAGGACTGTTCCCTTGTCAATAAATAAGGATGGTAGGGAAGGGGTTGACATCTTGTCAATCTATttaacagaggaggaaatggccacccactccagtattgttgcctagagaaacctgtggacagaggacctggtgggctgctgtccatagggtcgcatggagttggacacgactgaagcgacttagcatgcatgcatgcattggagaaggaaatggcaacccactccagtattcttgcctggagaatcccagggatggaggagcctggtgggctgctgtctatggggtcgcacagagttggacatgactgaagtgacttagcagcagcagcagcaatctatttaacattcagaaaacatacTGATCGCTAACCACGTTTCAGTCTCAGATAACAGTGTGGAGGGTGATACCATATGTCATATATAAAATTGCCGAGAAGCTACAATGAAATCAAGAAATCAGTCACCTCCAGGAAAGCAAGCCTTGGGTGTATATGTTGAgcggaggtggggatggggggtaTCACATgtaaaaagacacaaagaagagaagcaatgGAGTGTGGATTAGCCTTATCAACAAGAACAGTGATCACTTTGCATTGGGGTAAAGTGACACAGATCAGCTGAGGGAACATTCTGAGGCTTGTGCCTGGCAagcctcatttaattctcaaattaAAGGGTGAGACCTTAATAGCTACCTCTGCTGAAGCAGGAATGGCCACAGAAGCCATATATGGTGTAACCACTTCACTGAATCTGTCAAACACCTGAGCCTTTTTAAAGTGAGTTTTTGCACTATCTGTCCATTTTACAGAATTTCCTAGTAGACGGATTAGCAGGATTCCCCCTGTCCTCTGTCTCCCTTCTCTCCGCTTCTCTCAACGATGGCCCCTTTGACAAATTCACAGTTTATTTTCAGCCACTTATCCTGGTGCCAGGCCCTCAGCTGCTAAGCTGCAGATCTTGGATTCAAATCCTGTCCACCGCCCCAGCAGGGACCTGGGGTCACGGGCTGGGGGAGGGCCACTCACCAAGGTCTCCATGCACAGACAGAGCGGCTGAGCGGCAGGCGGCATGGGGAACTTCCGGATACATGGGAGCTCTCGGTCCAGCGCCTCGTATTCTGCAATGACCTGACGCAGATACTGTTTCCTGGGAACACAGCCAGCGGACAGGGCCCTCCCAAGGTCAGGGGTCAGTGCCCTTATGCTCAGAGGAGCTGAGGTCAGAAATCACGGGGCCAGGGACCACTCACGAGGATTTGACAGGTCTGCCCAGGCTCCGCGCCTGCGTCTCCTCTGGGTTCTCTCGGCCCACAAGGAGCACTCCTGGGGATGGAAAACCCAAGTACATTGGTTGCCCTGAGCACTCCTCACACCTTATTCTGCttaaatggcatcaccaagtgACTGCCCATGCCACTCCCGGGATAGCTCCTCTGCCAGTTATTCGGCTGTTTTGTCTCAGCCCCAAATTCCACCCTACCCCACCCAGCTGTGGCATACCCCAGAGCTGGGACTCACTACTAACCCCATTTCCCTTCCAACTTTTGGGGTCCCCTTGGACTCTGCCTAAAGGGGGCACAGAGGGAGACTgcaaggcaggaggacaaggaagGGACCTGTCCCTTTCTGCCTCCTGTTCAGTCACCCCAGCCTGGTTCCTTCAGTGCAGCAGCATTTGAATCCAGTCTGTGGTTTCTCCAGCACCCTCAGAACTGCCCTCCTGATTGGAGCTCGATAACAGCTCTCAAATCTGAGCTCTTCTATATAACCCTTTCGTCAGCTGATTAATCTCTCTTATGGCCAACTGCTGGTTGTCCCACATCAtccatttcctctttctctttgtgaccctatggactgtagcccaccaggctcctctgcccatgggattctccaggcaagaatactggagtgggttgccaggccctctgccaggggatctttgcaaccaagggatcaaacccacgtctcatgtctcctgcattggcagccaggttctttaccactagtaccacctgggaagccccaagtcttCTCTAGCAACATTTTATTCAGTCGTTGATGTGTTACCATCTCCTTCATTACAATTCAGTAGACTGTGCGGTGTACTataaatgttttctctctctcagcaGGCACTAGTTTTCATGGTGTGGGTATGCCCACCCTGACCAATGTTATGGTACCCATGGTTTTAACAggccttctcttgtggctcagctggtaaaggatcttcctgcaatgcaggagacatgggtttgatccctggattgggaagatctcctggagaagggaaaggctacctactccagtattctggcctagaaaatttcatgaacTGCATAGTCcctgggatcatgaagagtcagacatcactgagcgactttcactcactcactcatggtTTTAACAACCAGCTTACAAACTTCATCACTCAGCTCCCGTGAGCTGGGACAGGCTGTCTCCAGCACACAGCTATGTCCCAGCTCTACTCCTGGCAGCCTTTAGCTTCAGGGTGTCAAGACAGCTCGGCTTGTACCTCAGTAAGCCCCCCTCTCTAGTCCCGGTCCTCCCACCTCCATCTGTTTTAGCAGGGCAACTGGGGTGATCTTTTCCTCTCAGAGGCTCACAAATTTCCAGAGGCTTTCTCTTGCCTTCAGGATAAAGTCCTCCCCTGCTCTGGGGACTCATCCCTCAATGTGTGGTCTGGGGGAGCCTCTCAGGGTCCCCTCCAGACATACGGGATGAGAATCTGCATTGTAAACAGATCCCCTTTGAGAACCACCTGCCCTGCGTCACGTATGGTCCCTCTGCTGAcctctctgtgtttctgtctgGCCATCCTggccttccttccatccttccaatgTAGTAATCTCCTTCTCAAGTCTGTCCACTTAACAGTAACTACATGTTTACAGTCCCTTTTATAAAGCCAAACACCTTTTAAAGTTCTTTCcattgaatcctcacaacaacttCTGAGGTAGTGTAGCTTAACACTAAACTAGAGacaatgtatcagttcagttcagttcagtcactcagtcctgtctgactctttaggatcccatggactgcagcacgccaggcttccctgtccatcatcaactcccagagcttgctccaactcatgtccatagagtcagtgaggccatctaagcatcatcctgtcgtccccttctcctcctgccttcaatcattcccagcatcagggtcttttcaaatgagtcagttcttcgcattaggatGCATAATAAACCCAAATGTTCCAATACCTATCTTCAATCAATATCAATATTTTgccaatcttgtttcatctaGGCACTTCCCCACCACAcagagaagcacagagaagttaagtgattttcccaaggtcacacagcccaaGCGATAGAATCATGATCAAAATCAAGCCATCTGGATCCAGAGCATGTTCTCAATCCCCCAGTCCACTGCCTCTCATCCCACTATTGTCTAGACAACAGCTTCCTAActtctcaatctctctctctctctccttcattcATCCCATCAGAATAGCATTTTTTGCTAttggtttgttttatatttatattcttggtttgttttataattattatttataatttttataataattttatttaattataaatttaatatttaattatatatttaatttaatgattataattttataataattatttataattttatttatttatttattttgagctgtgctggctcttcattgctacatgggtttttctctagttgcagagagcatgGGCTACTTCCTAGTTGTGgtttgcaggcttctcactgcagtgccttTTCTTGTTGTGAatcatgggctctaggcatgcaggcttcaatAGCTGCAGc encodes:
- the C20H19orf81 gene encoding putative uncharacterized protein C19orf81 homolog isoform X1, whose amino-acid sequence is MSGGMQQEVEPLCSSAIGNPGMHRDAGVLLVGRENPEETQARSLGRPVKSSKQYLRQVIAEYEALDRELPCIRKFPMPPAAQPLCLCMETLPEEDLTHVEVLEALEAEFPGAMESGRVSSIRFENMNVICGTAGRRDRWLIMVTDFQTRSRLLRSGLRLRGNLYPLVRHDELQLSDYRLHLRRSLVRRRMLEALGAEPTEED
- the C20H19orf81 gene encoding putative uncharacterized protein C19orf81 homolog isoform X2, which encodes MQQEVEPLCSSAIGNPGMHRDAGVLLVGRENPEETQARSLGRPVKSSKQYLRQVIAEYEALDRELPCIRKFPMPPAAQPLCLCMETLPEEDLTHVEVLEALEAEFPGAMESGRVSSIRFENMNVICGTAGRRDRWLIMVTDFQTRSRLLRSGLRLRGNLYPLVRHDELQLSDYRLHLRRSLVRRRMLEALGAEPTEED